From a region of the Methanolinea sp. genome:
- a CDS encoding 50S ribosomal protein L15, whose amino-acid sequence MPVNKRSKYRGSRTCGGGTHKNRRGAGNRGGRGRAGHRDHRFSHYLLSGEIHNGKCGFYNQTRRDPSTISIGELDSMALLLLADGKATREGDAIQINADQIGIDKILGSGKVTLKMNVTAKSFSAQAKSKIEEMGGQALVI is encoded by the coding sequence ATGCCGGTCAATAAACGTTCCAAGTACCGCGGATCGCGGACATGCGGAGGAGGAACCCACAAGAACCGCCGGGGAGCCGGGAACCGAGGGGGGAGGGGACGGGCTGGTCACCGTGACCATCGGTTCTCCCACTACCTCCTTTCCGGAGAAATCCATAACGGCAAGTGCGGGTTTTACAACCAGACCCGCCGTGACCCTTCCACCATCTCCATTGGTGAACTCGATTCCATGGCCCTTTTGCTCCTTGCCGATGGAAAAGCAACCCGGGAAGGTGACGCAATCCAGATCAATGCAGATCAAATCGGCATCGATAAGATACTTGGCAGCGGAAAAGTCACGTTGAAGATGAACGTTACCGCGAAGTCGTTTTCCGCGCAGGCAAAGAGCAAGATTGAAGAAATGGGCGGTCAGGCCCTGGTCATCTGA
- a CDS encoding 50S ribosomal protein L30: protein MYAIVQVRGVVNTRREIKDTLKMLRLHHINHCVLVPDTPEYLGMIRKVKDFVAYGEVDAETIETVLRTRGRVIGNAPLTDDYVRGNSPYGGISDLAAALASGEARLTDIPGVKPVLRLHPPRKGYRTIKRTAQQGGALGYYGQEINSLLHRMR from the coding sequence ATGTACGCCATCGTTCAGGTTCGCGGCGTGGTCAACACCCGCAGGGAGATCAAGGACACCCTCAAGATGCTCCGGCTCCACCATATCAATCACTGCGTGCTGGTTCCGGACACCCCTGAGTATCTCGGGATGATCAGGAAAGTCAAGGACTTTGTGGCATATGGAGAGGTTGACGCCGAGACCATCGAGACAGTCCTCAGGACCCGCGGGAGGGTTATCGGAAATGCCCCGCTAACAGATGATTACGTGAGGGGCAACTCCCCGTATGGGGGGATCAGCGATCTTGCCGCGGCATTGGCTTCCGGAGAAGCCCGGTTGACCGATATTCCCGGAGTCAAGCCGGTTCTCAGGTTGCACCCGCCGCGCAAGGGATACCGGACCATCAAGCGGACAGCACAACAGGGGGGAGCGCTCGGCTACTATGGCCAGGAGATCAATTCGCTCCTCCACAGGATGAGGTGA
- a CDS encoding 30S ribosomal protein S5 codes for MPFEKTEWVPLTGLGRQVASGQITSIDQVLESGRPIKEPEIIDMFLPDLEDEVLDIQMVQRMTDSGRRVKFRAVVAVGNRNGYIGFGQGKDSQVGDAIKKAIVDAKMNIIKVKRGCGSWECGCDAAHSLPMKVEGTAGSVRVTLKPAPQGIGLVTGEISRKVLELAGIKDAWTFSKGQTRTTINFAKATFNALKATNTIRIGGSV; via the coding sequence ATGCCATTCGAGAAGACAGAATGGGTACCGCTCACCGGCCTTGGCAGGCAGGTTGCATCGGGACAGATCACCAGTATCGACCAGGTGCTCGAGAGCGGACGCCCTATCAAGGAACCCGAGATCATCGATATGTTCCTTCCCGATCTCGAGGATGAGGTTCTCGATATCCAGATGGTGCAGCGCATGACCGACTCGGGGCGCAGGGTGAAGTTCAGGGCTGTGGTCGCGGTCGGGAACAGAAACGGGTATATCGGCTTTGGCCAGGGGAAGGATTCCCAGGTTGGCGATGCCATCAAGAAGGCAATTGTCGATGCCAAGATGAACATCATCAAGGTGAAGAGGGGGTGCGGTTCCTGGGAATGCGGTTGTGATGCGGCACATTCCCTCCCCATGAAGGTGGAGGGCACTGCGGGCAGCGTCAGGGTAACCCTGAAGCCGGCGCCCCAGGGAATCGGCCTGGTCACCGGGGAGATCAGCAGGAAAGTGCTCGAACTTGCCGGCATAAAGGATGCCTGGACGTTCTCAAAGGGCCAGACACGGACCACCATCAACTTCGCCAAGGCTACCTTCAACGCCTTAAAGGCGACCAACACGATCCGGATCGGGGGGTCGGTGTGA
- a CDS encoding 50S ribosomal protein L18, whose amino-acid sequence MATAARYFVPFRRRKEGRTDYYRRAKLVVSDRPRMVVRKTNRHIIIQMVSASLEGDHTLVTASSADLARFGYRGSMSNTPAAYLTGILFAVRALNADHQSAVLDIGLHRATPGSRVFAALKGAVTAGLDIPHGEAVLPDESRVKGAHIAAYAPDRAGNLVQNVEETFDAIMKELR is encoded by the coding sequence ATGGCAACGGCAGCACGGTACTTTGTTCCTTTCCGTCGGAGAAAGGAAGGAAGGACCGATTACTACCGGCGGGCAAAACTCGTGGTATCGGACCGGCCGCGGATGGTGGTCCGGAAAACCAACCGTCACATCATCATCCAGATGGTCTCCGCAAGCCTCGAGGGTGATCATACCCTGGTCACCGCCAGTTCTGCAGATCTTGCCCGGTTCGGGTACCGGGGGTCCATGTCAAACACCCCGGCTGCCTACCTGACCGGCATACTCTTTGCGGTCAGGGCATTGAATGCCGATCACCAGAGCGCGGTCCTCGACATCGGCCTTCACAGGGCGACACCCGGATCCCGGGTGTTTGCCGCACTGAAAGGCGCGGTGACTGCCGGGCTCGACATACCACACGGAGAAGCGGTACTTCCCGATGAGTCACGGGTGAAAGGTGCACACATCGCTGCGTACGCGCCCGACCGCGCAGGAAATCTCGTGCAGAACGTGGAAGAGACATTCGACGCCATCATGAAGGAGTTGAGGTGA
- a CDS encoding 50S ribosomal protein L19e, with protein MTNVANQRRIAASILDCGENRVWFDPDRLADIKNAISREDIRALVDEGVIRATQIRGNSRGRAREKIAKRSYGHCRGPGRRRGAAGARNPRKRQWIQRIRAIRKTLASLRESGEIDRSMYRVLYRKAAGGQFRNVAHLRAQIEIISGRMK; from the coding sequence ATGACTAACGTCGCAAACCAGCGGAGAATTGCGGCATCGATCCTTGACTGCGGAGAAAACAGGGTCTGGTTTGACCCTGATCGTCTCGCAGATATCAAGAACGCAATTTCACGAGAGGATATTCGCGCCCTTGTTGATGAGGGCGTAATCAGGGCAACCCAGATTCGCGGAAACAGCCGCGGCAGGGCCCGCGAGAAGATAGCAAAACGCTCCTATGGCCACTGCAGGGGGCCGGGAAGGCGGCGCGGTGCGGCGGGAGCACGTAACCCGCGGAAACGACAGTGGATACAGAGGATCCGGGCGATCAGGAAAACGCTGGCGTCGCTTCGCGAGAGCGGCGAGATCGATCGGAGCATGTACAGGGTGCTTTACCGAAAAGCTGCCGGTGGGCAGTTCAGGAATGTAGCGCACCTGCGGGCCCAGATAGAAATCATTTCCGGGAGGATGAAGTAA
- a CDS encoding 50S ribosomal protein L32e yields MADEKKRLIQVRSEKGARFKRDGAGKKKQLSESWRVPRGLHSKKRRQKKAKGPLPTPGYGSPVAVRGMHPSGYREVRVFSIKDLEGLDPAESAVRIGAAVGNKKRREIQEQALSAGLKILNPREIGSPATEVSDDD; encoded by the coding sequence ATGGCCGATGAAAAGAAAAGACTGATCCAGGTCCGCTCGGAAAAAGGAGCCCGCTTCAAGCGCGACGGCGCAGGGAAGAAGAAGCAGCTCTCCGAATCCTGGAGAGTGCCGCGGGGGCTCCATTCCAAAAAGCGGCGGCAGAAAAAGGCAAAAGGGCCGCTTCCAACTCCCGGGTACGGCAGCCCGGTAGCGGTCCGGGGAATGCACCCGAGCGGGTACCGCGAGGTGCGGGTTTTCTCGATTAAAGACCTGGAAGGGCTGGATCCTGCCGAAAGCGCCGTTCGTATCGGTGCAGCGGTCGGTAACAAAAAGCGCCGGGAGATCCAGGAACAGGCGCTTTCAGCCGGGCTCAAGATCCTGAATCCCCGGGAAATCGGGAGCCCGGCAACCGAGGTGAGCGACGATGACTAA
- a CDS encoding 50S ribosomal protein L6: MATERRVVIPPGVTIELDGPVMKVKGPKGALERNIRFPQVAVEIEDSEVVISTASDRKRVMAMVGTFEAHVRNMCTGVTEGFEYRMKVVYSHFPIQLKLQGNRLEIINFLGEKKPRFAAIENGVAAKISNDEIVLTGIDKELLGNSSANIEHATKIRKRDPRIFQDGIYIVTRGR; this comes from the coding sequence ATGGCAACAGAACGACGTGTAGTCATACCCCCCGGGGTCACCATCGAACTGGACGGTCCGGTGATGAAGGTGAAAGGCCCTAAAGGAGCGCTCGAGCGGAATATCCGGTTCCCCCAGGTTGCTGTGGAAATCGAGGACAGTGAAGTGGTCATCTCCACGGCTTCGGACAGGAAACGGGTCATGGCCATGGTGGGTACCTTCGAAGCCCATGTGAGGAACATGTGCACGGGAGTTACCGAGGGCTTCGAGTACCGGATGAAAGTGGTGTACAGCCACTTTCCCATCCAGCTCAAGCTCCAGGGCAACCGGCTGGAGATCATCAATTTCCTCGGTGAGAAAAAGCCGCGCTTTGCCGCCATCGAAAACGGTGTTGCCGCAAAGATCAGCAACGATGAGATTGTCCTCACCGGGATTGACAAGGAACTCCTGGGCAATTCATCGGCAAATATCGAGCATGCGACCAAGATCAGGAAACGTGATCCCCGTATCTTCCAGGACGGGATCTATATCGTGACGAGGGGACGATGA
- a CDS encoding 30S ribosomal protein S8: MARLNTIADGMSALKNAADGGKPSVIIEPAGKLLGAMFRIMQESGYITGFEYLDDGRGGQFLVQLNGRINRCGAISPRYNVRLADLEYWETQFLPGKNFGIMILSTSKGVMTHEQARKEGVGGQLLGYVY; this comes from the coding sequence ATGGCAAGACTGAATACCATTGCAGACGGGATGAGTGCGCTGAAGAATGCCGCCGATGGCGGCAAACCAAGCGTCATCATCGAGCCGGCCGGAAAACTCCTCGGGGCCATGTTCCGCATCATGCAGGAGTCGGGATACATCACAGGGTTTGAATATCTTGACGATGGTCGCGGCGGGCAGTTCCTCGTCCAGCTGAACGGGAGAATCAACCGGTGCGGTGCCATTTCACCGCGATACAATGTCCGGCTCGCCGACCTTGAATACTGGGAGACGCAGTTCCTTCCCGGGAAAAACTTCGGCATCATGATCCTTTCCACATCGAAGGGTGTTATGACCCACGAACAGGCAAGGAAAGAGGGCGTCGGAGGGCAGCTGCTCGGGTATGTCTATTGA
- a CDS encoding 30S ribosomal protein S14, with protein sequence MGGEKTKKFGRGAFACTMCGRNQGLVRRYHIMFCRQCFREWAQKMGFKKMN encoded by the coding sequence ATGGGCGGAGAGAAGACAAAGAAGTTTGGCCGGGGCGCATTTGCATGCACGATGTGCGGTCGCAACCAGGGACTTGTCCGCAGGTACCATATCATGTTCTGCAGGCAGTGCTTCCGCGAATGGGCCCAGAAGATGGGCTTCAAGAAGATGAACTGA
- a CDS encoding 50S ribosomal protein L5 — MNQMRELYVDKVVVHIGVGEGGDKLTRATDLVRQITGNTPVKSNAKKTNPTFGIRKGAPISCKVTLRGKKAGNFLETALKIIEKRLFQTQFDQQGNFSFGIEEHTDFPGMSYDPQIGIYGMDINVVLARKGVRICRRHKEQRKLPRKQQVTQEDSLAFLKSRYNVEVR; from the coding sequence ATGAACCAGATGCGCGAGCTCTACGTGGACAAGGTCGTGGTCCACATAGGCGTCGGAGAGGGCGGTGACAAGCTTACCAGGGCTACCGACCTGGTACGCCAGATCACCGGAAACACCCCGGTGAAGAGCAATGCCAAGAAAACCAATCCTACGTTTGGTATCCGGAAGGGGGCTCCTATTAGTTGCAAGGTAACCCTCCGGGGAAAGAAGGCAGGGAATTTCCTGGAAACGGCGCTCAAGATCATCGAGAAAAGGCTTTTTCAGACCCAGTTCGACCAGCAGGGGAACTTCTCGTTCGGGATCGAGGAGCATACCGATTTCCCAGGGATGTCCTACGACCCCCAGATCGGGATATACGGTATGGACATCAACGTTGTTCTCGCCAGGAAGGGCGTCAGGATATGCCGGCGTCACAAGGAGCAGCGGAAGCTGCCGCGGAAACAACAGGTGACCCAGGAAGATTCCCTGGCGTTCCTGAAATCACGTTACAACGTGGAGGTGCGGTAA
- a CDS encoding 30S ribosomal protein S4e has product MSDHLKRLRAPDSWHIPKKTTTFITKTAAGPHNANAMPIAVWLRDHMGFALNMKEVKQILGQRDVIVNGRPCRDPKMGIGIFDIISLPKAGKHYRILRDKKGRHKTIEIDAESARTRLAKIRGKTTIPGGKVQLNLRFGGNVIADNRYKTRDSVVLTISPEDRFTIVDHFPFAVGNMAMVIGGKHSGKIARITRIEKIPSSVPNRVFLVDERAGTTFDTIDSYIYMVGRETPALAEWGIEE; this is encoded by the coding sequence ATGTCGGACCATCTCAAGCGGCTCAGGGCCCCTGATTCATGGCATATCCCGAAGAAAACGACCACGTTTATCACCAAGACCGCGGCCGGCCCGCACAACGCGAACGCCATGCCAATTGCCGTCTGGCTCCGTGACCACATGGGATTTGCCCTGAACATGAAAGAGGTCAAGCAGATCCTTGGTCAGCGCGATGTCATCGTCAACGGACGGCCCTGCCGCGACCCGAAGATGGGAATAGGTATCTTCGATATCATCTCCCTGCCAAAAGCCGGGAAACACTATCGAATCCTCCGGGACAAGAAGGGCAGGCACAAGACCATCGAGATCGATGCCGAATCGGCAAGGACCCGCCTGGCAAAGATCCGGGGAAAGACCACAATTCCTGGCGGAAAGGTACAGTTGAACCTCCGGTTCGGAGGCAATGTTATTGCTGACAACCGTTATAAGACCCGTGATTCGGTGGTTCTCACGATATCGCCCGAGGACCGGTTTACCATCGTGGACCACTTCCCGTTCGCGGTGGGGAATATGGCCATGGTCATTGGCGGGAAACACTCAGGGAAAATTGCCCGGATCACCCGGATAGAAAAGATTCCTTCGAGTGTCCCGAACCGGGTGTTCCTCGTCGATGAGCGCGCCGGAACGACCTTCGACACTATAGATTCTTACATCTATATGGTAGGCAGGGAGACCCCCGCTCTTGCCGAATGGGGGATTGAGGAATGA
- a CDS encoding 50S ribosomal protein L24, protein MVRIESKQPRKQRKARYTAPLHLRSRLISAPLSKELREEYKRRSVRVIKGDTVKVLRGESAGTEGVVEVVDTGRFRIVVEGISIPKADGTEMPRPLDPSNVQITKLNLKDGKRVEKLAEGR, encoded by the coding sequence ATGGTACGAATTGAAAGCAAACAGCCGAGAAAACAACGGAAAGCACGCTATACCGCACCATTACACCTCCGCAGCAGGCTCATCTCCGCACCGCTCTCGAAAGAGCTCAGGGAGGAGTACAAGAGGCGTTCGGTCCGGGTCATCAAGGGAGACACCGTGAAGGTTCTCCGGGGAGAATCGGCAGGCACGGAAGGGGTGGTGGAAGTGGTCGACACGGGCAGGTTCCGGATCGTGGTGGAAGGAATCTCCATTCCCAAGGCTGACGGGACCGAGATGCCACGTCCGCTCGACCCATCGAACGTCCAGATCACCAAGCTCAACCTCAAGGACGGCAAGAGGGTTGAAAAGCTCGCGGAGGGACGCTGA
- a CDS encoding 50S ribosomal protein L14, translating into MKAKQSTTPRALSTGTRLMCADNTGAREVQVVSVFGYHGVRRRQPKMGLGDIATVSVKKGTPDMRRKLVRAVVIRQRKEIRRPSGLRVAFDDNAVVIVDEKNEPRGTEIKGPVAREVAERFPKIGSMATMIV; encoded by the coding sequence ATGAAAGCGAAGCAGTCAACGACCCCGCGGGCCCTCTCCACCGGGACGCGCCTCATGTGCGCCGACAATACCGGCGCCCGCGAAGTCCAGGTTGTCTCGGTATTCGGCTACCACGGCGTTCGGCGCCGGCAGCCAAAGATGGGCCTTGGGGATATCGCAACGGTGAGCGTCAAGAAAGGGACCCCGGACATGCGGCGCAAGCTGGTACGGGCGGTGGTCATCCGGCAACGCAAGGAGATACGAAGGCCGAGTGGATTGCGTGTCGCATTCGATGACAATGCCGTGGTTATAGTTGACGAGAAGAACGAGCCTCGCGGGACCGAGATCAAGGGGCCTGTTGCCAGGGAGGTAGCCGAGCGGTTTCCAAAGATCGGATCCATGGCTACCATGATCGTGTGA
- a CDS encoding 30S ribosomal protein S17, with the protein MARDIGLGVRQPEAACSDANCPFHGSLPVRGQVITGKVVSDRMMGTVVVERDYLHYVGKYNRYEKRSSRIHAHNPPCIQAKNGDTVKIAECRPLSKTTTFVVVEVQPP; encoded by the coding sequence ATGGCACGAGATATTGGATTGGGCGTCCGGCAGCCTGAAGCGGCATGCAGTGACGCAAACTGCCCGTTTCACGGCAGTTTACCGGTGCGCGGCCAGGTGATCACCGGTAAAGTCGTGAGCGACCGCATGATGGGAACGGTGGTCGTGGAGAGAGACTACCTCCATTATGTGGGCAAGTATAACCGGTATGAGAAGAGGAGCTCGCGGATTCATGCCCATAATCCGCCCTGCATCCAGGCAAAGAATGGCGATACCGTCAAGATTGCGGAATGCAGGCCGCTCTCAAAGACCACCACGTTCGTGGTCGTGGAGGTGCAGCCACCATGA
- a CDS encoding ribonuclease P protein component 1, with translation MIAPRNILHHELIGLDVLVVEATNPLHRGISGRVIDETRNTLVIRTACGDKRMPKSHTRFRFSLGGGVLVEVDGSALVNAPEKRITQHTKKRGT, from the coding sequence ATGATTGCTCCCCGGAACATCCTGCATCACGAGCTTATCGGACTGGATGTTCTGGTCGTGGAGGCAACAAACCCCCTGCACCGGGGCATCAGCGGCCGTGTCATCGATGAAACCAGAAACACCCTCGTTATCCGCACTGCGTGCGGCGACAAGAGGATGCCGAAATCCCATACCCGGTTCCGGTTTTCGCTTGGCGGGGGCGTCCTGGTCGAGGTTGACGGTTCGGCGCTGGTCAATGCTCCCGAAAAGAGGATCACGCAGCATACAAAAAAGAGAGGAACATAA
- the rpmC gene encoding 50S ribosomal protein L29 has product MAIFRARDIRQFSNVELQEQMDKLKIELIQHNGKVSAGGSTENPGRIRELRRTIARIKTEQNQRRTA; this is encoded by the coding sequence ATGGCGATATTCCGCGCACGCGACATCAGGCAGTTCTCTAACGTTGAGTTGCAGGAGCAGATGGATAAGCTCAAAATCGAGCTGATCCAGCACAATGGCAAGGTCAGCGCCGGAGGGTCAACCGAGAACCCGGGGAGGATCCGGGAACTCCGCCGGACTATTGCCCGGATAAAGACCGAGCAGAACCAGAGGAGAACTGCATGA
- a CDS encoding 30S ribosomal protein S3: MAVERKFVAEGARRARVEKHLVRELRRAGYGGMDLQRTPLGTQVTIYAEKPGIVIGKGGKVVRQLTQDLATDFGVESPQIEVQQVANPSFNAQIMAERLANALERGWYFRKAGSSIIRRVMESGALGCEVIIAGKLTGSRARVQKFTQGYVKHSGEPVNTLVEKGYAVAVKKLGVIGVQVRIIPPDAKLPDHFEMIKPKGKPLPPPHIEVTDVGEDITNDLEEMIEEYADETLLEER; encoded by the coding sequence ATGGCGGTAGAGAGAAAGTTCGTTGCCGAGGGAGCGCGACGCGCCCGGGTGGAGAAGCACCTGGTCAGGGAGCTTCGCCGCGCCGGATACGGTGGAATGGACCTGCAGAGAACCCCGCTCGGCACACAGGTAACGATTTACGCCGAGAAGCCCGGTATCGTGATCGGCAAGGGCGGAAAGGTGGTCAGGCAGCTGACCCAGGATCTTGCAACCGATTTCGGGGTCGAATCGCCCCAGATCGAGGTCCAGCAGGTTGCAAACCCAAGCTTCAATGCCCAGATCATGGCCGAACGCCTGGCCAATGCCCTCGAACGGGGCTGGTATTTCCGGAAAGCTGGATCGAGCATCATCAGGAGGGTTATGGAATCGGGTGCCCTTGGATGCGAGGTTATCATCGCCGGAAAGCTCACCGGTTCCCGTGCCCGCGTGCAGAAATTCACCCAGGGCTACGTCAAGCACAGCGGCGAGCCGGTCAATACCCTCGTTGAAAAGGGATATGCAGTCGCCGTCAAGAAGCTCGGCGTCATCGGTGTCCAGGTGCGTATCATACCGCCCGACGCAAAACTCCCCGACCATTTCGAGATGATCAAGCCAAAGGGCAAACCCCTGCCACCCCCCCACATAGAAGTGACCGATGTCGGCGAGGATATCACCAATGACCTCGAGGAGATGATCGAGGAGTATGCAGACGAGACCCTGCTGGAGGAACGGTAA
- a CDS encoding 50S ribosomal protein L22, translating to MARTGYSTSISGDTVARGKANELPISPKHAMEIARFIRNKKTGEAVAYLEDVVSARKAIPFRKFNRKVAHKRGLPGWDAGRYPRKASLAYIRLIHSVTKNAEYLGLDTGNLRIIHAAANRGRGIEGMFPRAMGRATPKRRETVNIEVVVQEVQ from the coding sequence ATGGCACGCACAGGTTATTCAACATCCATTTCGGGCGATACCGTGGCCCGGGGAAAAGCAAATGAACTGCCGATCTCCCCGAAACATGCCATGGAGATAGCCCGGTTCATCAGGAACAAGAAGACCGGGGAGGCGGTAGCATATCTCGAGGATGTTGTCTCTGCAAGAAAAGCAATCCCCTTCCGGAAGTTCAACCGCAAGGTTGCCCACAAACGCGGACTCCCCGGCTGGGACGCTGGGAGATATCCGCGCAAGGCATCCCTGGCCTATATCCGGCTGATCCATTCAGTTACCAAAAATGCCGAGTACCTCGGCCTTGATACAGGGAACCTGCGGATCATCCACGCTGCTGCCAACAGGGGGAGAGGCATTGAGGGGATGTTCCCGAGGGCCATGGGCAGGGCAACCCCGAAGCGCCGGGAGACCGTGAATATCGAGGTCGTTGTGCAGGAGGTGCAGTGA
- a CDS encoding 30S ribosomal protein S19, with protein sequence MAKKTQKRLPRRREEFTYRGFRIEELRKMGMSELLPVMPARARRKARRGLTRGEEHLLARFRSGEAKIRTHLRDMIIMPDMIGKEVEIYNGKEYLKVEIQPESIFHYLGEFALTRRKVTHGSAGIGATRSSKYVPLK encoded by the coding sequence ATGGCAAAGAAGACACAGAAGAGACTGCCGAGACGGCGCGAGGAGTTCACCTACCGCGGCTTCCGGATAGAGGAGCTTCGCAAGATGGGTATGAGCGAGCTCCTGCCGGTCATGCCCGCACGGGCTCGCCGGAAGGCAAGGAGAGGCCTGACACGAGGCGAGGAGCACCTCCTCGCCCGGTTCAGGAGCGGCGAGGCAAAGATCCGGACGCACCTCCGCGACATGATCATTATGCCCGATATGATCGGGAAGGAAGTAGAAATCTATAACGGAAAGGAGTACCTGAAGGTCGAGATCCAGCCTGAGTCGATCTTCCACTACCTTGGCGAGTTCGCGCTGACCAGGAGAAAAGTGACCCACGGGAGTGCTGGTATCGGCGCCACCCGGTCGAGCAAGTATGTACCGCTGAAGTGA
- a CDS encoding 50S ribosomal protein L2, whose amino-acid sequence MGHRIITQNRGKGGSTFRVPSHRFKAALRHAGTSDTTVRGTVSDIEHDPARHTPIALVKLEDGSRMYMLVTEGIGIGDEVVWGPEAEVRNGNTLPLGSIPTGAYVCNIEARPNDGGKFVRASGVQAMVIDKSEGRVGVQMPSGVTKWFNARCRATVGIVAGGGRGEKPFAKAGNKFYKVRNKASNWPRVRGVAMNVIDHPFGGGGHQHTGRPKTIGRGTSPGRTVGHIAARKTGRGKK is encoded by the coding sequence ATGGGACACCGCATTATAACACAGAACAGGGGAAAAGGAGGCTCGACCTTCAGGGTACCGTCACACCGGTTCAAGGCAGCACTCCGTCACGCTGGAACCAGTGATACGACAGTACGGGGCACGGTAAGCGATATCGAGCACGATCCGGCTCGCCACACCCCAATCGCACTCGTAAAACTCGAGGACGGATCACGAATGTACATGCTGGTCACTGAAGGTATCGGCATCGGGGACGAAGTCGTCTGGGGGCCGGAAGCCGAGGTCCGGAACGGTAACACCCTCCCGCTCGGATCGATCCCGACCGGGGCATACGTCTGCAACATCGAAGCCAGGCCCAACGACGGGGGCAAATTCGTCCGCGCAAGCGGCGTCCAGGCCATGGTTATCGACAAGAGTGAAGGCCGGGTAGGCGTCCAGATGCCAAGCGGCGTGACAAAATGGTTCAACGCACGCTGCAGGGCAACAGTGGGCATCGTTGCCGGAGGCGGGCGCGGAGAGAAACCGTTCGCCAAGGCCGGTAACAAGTTCTACAAGGTGAGGAATAAGGCCTCGAACTGGCCTCGTGTGCGGGGTGTGGCCATGAACGTCATTGACCACCCATTCGGTGGTGGCGGCCACCAGCATACCGGGCGGCCCAAGACCATTGGCAGGGGGACATCTCCTGGAAGAACAGTCGGACACATAGCGGCCCGGAAGACCGGCCGCGGTAAGAAGTGA
- a CDS encoding 50S ribosomal protein L23: protein MVLKYPYVTEKAMMALENENKLQFLVDRNATKSQIKREIERTFEQEVTGISTAMTMHGEKKATVSFANEKAAEEILSRLGIM from the coding sequence ATGGTGCTGAAATATCCCTATGTGACCGAAAAGGCCATGATGGCGCTGGAGAATGAGAACAAGCTCCAGTTCCTCGTGGACCGGAACGCTACCAAGAGCCAGATCAAGCGGGAGATCGAGCGGACGTTCGAACAGGAAGTAACCGGGATCTCCACGGCAATGACCATGCACGGCGAGAAGAAAGCGACCGTCAGCTTTGCCAACGAGAAGGCTGCCGAGGAGATTCTCAGCAGGCTTGGCATAATGTAG